The following coding sequences lie in one Glycine max cultivar Williams 82 chromosome 19, Glycine_max_v4.0, whole genome shotgun sequence genomic window:
- the LOC102665678 gene encoding protein LAZY 1 yields the protein MKLFQWVHRKLRQNSIDPFKDFTLGNPCTCLTVQPTLDNQYSQSKPSFSSTNQPSFSKPHHQENQTSYSGLVDSREDKSQEETPAIISELFEGFLTIGTLGAETVTNEPGTPTFAMPSENITSRSEEVTGNELKLISYELEKFLETEKEESLYDSSGRNSYVSIITLSEKEIDGPKAEDYRNKAVCPLQGYLLGSSFELPETKEVRKERASLAELLYKTKSTSQDCIDTGIQGETQVKRTPKSAAMHIMRKILKRVHSSSKSCNTSRNDADSASTNKKLQKVQRMFHKKVYPESPVDGKDCIQSHKGKIKNVPHEYFQEYENGKFTNPDKGKRFHSDTKSRKWSQHCMTNWNPPQHGLICSSSTGNNEHWIKTDAEYLVLEL from the exons ATGAAG CTATTTCAATGGGTGCATCGAAAACTTCGGCAGAATAGTATAGATCCTTTCAAGGATTTCACACTTG GAAATCCCTGTACTTGCCTTACAGTGCAGCCAACACTTGACAATCAATATTCCCAGTCAAAGCCAAGCTTCAGCTCCACAAATCAACCCAGTTTCTCAAAGCCACACCATCAGGAAAATCAAACATCTTACTCTGGGTTGGTTGATAGCAGAGAAGATAAGTCTCAAGAAGAAACACCTGCAATAATCTCTGAGCTCTTTGAAGGTTTTCTAACAATTGGAACTCTTGGTGCAGAAACAGTCACCAATGAACCAGGAACACCAACATTTGCTATGCCTTCAGAAAACATAACATCGAGAAGTGAAGAGGTGACAGGAAATGAACTGAAGCTCATAAGTTACGAGCTTGAGAAATTTCTTGAgactgaaaaagaagaaagtttgtATGATTCATCAGGAAGAAACAGCTATGTTAGCATTATCACACTTAGTGAAAAGGAAATAGATGGACCCAAAGCTGAAGATTACAGAAACAAAGCTGTATGTCCACTGCAAGGATATTTACTGGGGTCCTCATTTGAACTACCAGAAACAAAAGAAGTAAGGAAAGAAAGAGCATCTCTTGCTGAGCTACTTTATAAGACAAAGTCAACAAGTCAAGATTGTATAGACACAGGAATACAAGGAGAAACACAAGTCAAGAGAACACCTAAGTCTGCTGCCATGCATATTATGAGAAAGATATTGAAAAGGGTCCACAGTTCTTCAAAAAGCTGTAACACTTCCAGGAATGATGCTGATTCTGcttcaaccaataaaaaactCCAAAAG GTTCAACGTATGTTTCACAAAAAAGTCTATCCTGAAAGCCCTGTAGACGGAAAAGATTGCATTCAATCCCACAAAGGTAAGATAAAAAATGTCCCTCATGAATACTTTCAGGAATATGAAAATGGGAAGTTCACAAACCCAGACAAAGGCAAAAGATTTCATTCAGATACCAAATCAAGAAAGTGGTCCCAACACTGTATGACCAATTGGAACCCACCACAGCATGGGCTAATTTGCAGTAGCTCAACTGGAAACAATGAGCACTGGATCAAAACAGATGCAGAGT ATTTGGTGCTGGAGCTGTAG